Proteins encoded by one window of bacterium:
- a CDS encoding FAD-binding oxidoreductase yields the protein MHAPPFPPLSTAPRRSSYDVVIVGGAVMGSSAAWFLSANDDFDGSVLVVERDPSYEFTSTARTNSCMRQQYSNELNIRISQFSADYVRNFRRWMGDDPEVPHLATRHFGYMYLAGDESFAATLRASQRLQSSLGAATVIMSPDEIAAEYPFYNVDDIVCGSHNTTDEGWFDSATMFDWWRRKARLAGVEYLTGEVTAIERSDGRINGVKLASGETVACGTLVNASGPRAAATARMAGVELPVEPRKRYTVVFDAAEALPRALPLTIDPTGVHVRSDGAVYVAGSTPEIDPAVAFDDFSMDSDVWEEQIWPVLAHRVPAFERAKVLRQWAGHYAHNTLDHNAVIGPHTEVANFIFINGFSGHGVQQSPAMGLGASELITYGEYRTLDLTPLGYDRIARGEPFPETAII from the coding sequence GTGCACGCACCCCCATTCCCGCCGCTGAGCACTGCGCCCCGGCGGTCGTCCTACGACGTCGTGATCGTCGGCGGCGCCGTCATGGGCTCGTCGGCGGCCTGGTTCCTGTCCGCCAACGACGATTTCGACGGCAGCGTGCTGGTCGTGGAGCGCGACCCGTCCTACGAGTTCACCTCCACGGCGCGCACCAACAGCTGCATGCGCCAGCAGTACTCCAACGAACTCAACATCCGGATCAGCCAGTTCAGCGCCGACTACGTGCGGAACTTCCGCCGCTGGATGGGCGACGACCCCGAGGTCCCCCATCTGGCCACCCGCCACTTCGGCTACATGTACCTCGCCGGCGACGAGAGCTTCGCCGCCACGCTGCGCGCCAGCCAGCGATTGCAGTCCTCCCTGGGCGCCGCGACGGTGATCATGTCCCCCGACGAGATCGCCGCGGAGTACCCCTTCTACAACGTCGACGACATCGTCTGCGGCAGCCACAACACCACGGACGAGGGCTGGTTCGACTCGGCCACGATGTTCGACTGGTGGCGGCGCAAGGCCCGCCTCGCAGGCGTCGAGTACCTGACCGGCGAGGTCACCGCCATCGAGCGCTCGGACGGCAGGATCAATGGCGTGAAGCTGGCCAGTGGCGAGACCGTCGCCTGCGGCACACTCGTGAACGCCTCGGGGCCGCGAGCCGCCGCCACCGCCCGGATGGCCGGCGTGGAGCTGCCCGTCGAGCCCCGCAAGCGCTATACCGTCGTCTTCGACGCCGCCGAGGCGCTCCCGCGGGCGCTGCCGCTCACGATCGACCCGACCGGCGTGCACGTGCGCAGCGACGGCGCCGTCTACGTGGCCGGATCCACGCCGGAGATCGACCCGGCCGTCGCCTTCGACGACTTCAGTATGGACTCCGACGTCTGGGAGGAGCAGATCTGGCCGGTGCTGGCACACCGCGTCCCCGCCTTCGAACGCGCCAAGGTGCTGCGCCAGTGGGCGGGGCACTACGCCCACAACACCCTCGACCACAACGCCGTGATCGGGCCCCACACCGAGGTCGCCAACTTCATCTTCATCAACGGTTTCTCCGGTCACGGCGTGCAGCAGTCCCCCGCCATGGGCCTCGGCGCCTCCGAACTCATCACCTACGGCGAGTACCGCACCCTCGACCTCACCCCTCTCGGCTACGACCGCATCGCCCGCGGCGAGCCCTTCCCCGAGACCGCCATCATCTGA
- a CDS encoding ABC transporter substrate-binding protein, translating to MRKAHRQTAGAKRSRSWVWRAGAVLLAVSLVAAACGDDDDGAAAPQPAPAPAPSPDPAPEPPPPPEPAPEPEAEPILLGDLAYFTGDFASVGDLLASQVDFPVNEVINLDPPLGRPIEVIHEDIGTVGEAQAVRKLLEQDGVDIVLSSAHEYFTYRDFMLDWQEDNDGPLMPTVHGGVIPVNVGGRPGEPIFRAQGSDEGQGVTDALYAEALGAEAVVIMTTPTAGYQLTADATEKALDVIGIELLERIDAPGEQSSYRTEVQRAVDAAPDAVIILAQATESAIMVKQFAEAGWAGTIIGEVGWSEPEFAATATAEALAAHEVVAYPSFHRQDNPAWDFYQPLWDGNETYTQHTIADDPYSFTTYDLLIVTALAIEEAGSVKGSDWAPAMFKVSGAPGTKCYTYSNCLALIRAGTDVDYEGVTGPATFSPGGINAVIPVVRIFGPDGEIADQVAVDSERHLEILDQVAFKFEG from the coding sequence ATGAGAAAAGCACACCGACAGACGGCGGGCGCCAAGCGCTCGCGCAGTTGGGTGTGGCGAGCGGGCGCAGTTCTGCTTGCGGTCAGCCTCGTGGCGGCCGCCTGCGGGGACGATGACGACGGCGCCGCGGCGCCGCAACCCGCTCCCGCCCCGGCTCCATCGCCGGATCCCGCCCCCGAACCGCCGCCGCCGCCGGAGCCGGCTCCCGAGCCTGAGGCTGAGCCGATCCTGCTGGGCGATCTCGCCTACTTCACCGGCGACTTCGCCTCGGTCGGCGACCTGCTGGCATCGCAGGTGGACTTCCCGGTCAACGAGGTCATCAACCTGGATCCGCCGCTGGGGCGCCCGATCGAGGTGATCCACGAGGACATCGGCACGGTCGGCGAGGCCCAGGCGGTCCGCAAGCTGCTCGAGCAGGACGGGGTCGACATCGTGTTGAGCTCCGCCCACGAGTACTTCACCTACCGGGACTTCATGCTGGACTGGCAGGAGGACAACGACGGGCCACTCATGCCGACCGTGCACGGCGGCGTGATCCCTGTGAACGTGGGCGGACGCCCCGGCGAGCCGATCTTCCGGGCACAGGGCAGCGACGAGGGCCAGGGCGTCACCGACGCTCTGTACGCCGAGGCTCTGGGCGCCGAGGCGGTGGTCATCATGACCACACCCACCGCCGGCTACCAGCTCACCGCCGACGCCACCGAGAAGGCACTGGACGTCATCGGCATCGAGTTGCTGGAACGCATCGACGCCCCCGGCGAGCAGTCCTCCTACCGGACCGAGGTGCAGCGGGCCGTGGACGCGGCGCCTGACGCCGTGATCATCCTCGCCCAGGCCACCGAGAGCGCCATCATGGTGAAGCAGTTCGCCGAGGCGGGCTGGGCCGGAACCATCATCGGTGAGGTCGGCTGGTCCGAACCCGAGTTCGCCGCCACGGCGACCGCCGAGGCATTGGCGGCGCACGAGGTGGTGGCCTACCCGTCGTTCCACCGCCAGGACAACCCGGCCTGGGACTTCTACCAGCCGCTCTGGGACGGCAACGAGACCTACACCCAACACACGATCGCCGATGATCCCTACTCCTTCACCACCTACGACCTGCTGATCGTCACCGCGCTGGCGATCGAGGAGGCGGGCTCGGTGAAGGGCTCGGACTGGGCGCCGGCCATGTTCAAGGTGTCGGGCGCGCCAGGCACGAAGTGCTACACGTACAGCAACTGCCTGGCCCTGATCCGGGCGGGCACCGACGTCGACTACGAGGGTGTGACCGGTCCGGCCACCTTCAGTCCCGGCGGCATCAACGCGGTCATCCCCGTGGTCCGGATCTTCGGCCCCGACGGCGAGATCGCCGATCAGGTCGCCGTGGACTCCGAGCGTCACCTCGAGATCCTCGACCAGGTGGCATTCAAGTTCGAGGGTTAG
- a CDS encoding ABC transporter ATP-binding protein codes for MFEASGIWTGYEDIDVIKGLDFTVGEEVFAILGANGAGKTTLLSAIAGLLPLTSGSIRFNGETISDMPPWRIAAMGVGLVPQERGVFPDLTVLDNLRVGGLVAKQARGDRIDEIMELFPALAGLRNQRAGTLSGGETKMVAAGRALMQDAKLLLMDEPTAGLAPLYVENFFDRIRRIHETKQVAIIITEQNATKALEVADRAMVLSLGEAMMITDAKDLTTDQLRKGYKI; via the coding sequence ATGTTTGAGGCGAGCGGCATCTGGACCGGCTACGAGGACATCGACGTCATCAAGGGCCTGGATTTCACCGTCGGCGAGGAGGTGTTCGCGATCCTGGGGGCGAACGGCGCCGGCAAGACCACCCTGCTCTCGGCCATCGCGGGACTGCTGCCGCTCACCTCGGGTTCGATCCGCTTCAACGGCGAAACGATCTCGGACATGCCGCCGTGGCGCATCGCCGCCATGGGCGTCGGACTCGTCCCCCAGGAGCGGGGCGTGTTTCCCGACCTCACCGTGCTGGACAACCTGCGGGTCGGCGGTCTGGTGGCCAAGCAGGCACGCGGTGACCGGATCGACGAGATCATGGAACTCTTCCCGGCGCTGGCGGGCCTCCGCAACCAGAGGGCCGGCACCCTCAGTGGTGGCGAGACCAAGATGGTCGCAGCGGGCAGGGCCCTGATGCAGGACGCCAAGCTCCTGCTGATGGACGAGCCGACGGCGGGTCTGGCCCCGCTGTACGTCGAGAACTTCTTCGACAGGATCCGCCGGATCCACGAAACTAAGCAGGTGGCGATCATCATCACCGAGCAGAATGCTACGAAGGCCCTCGAAGTGGCCGACCGGGCGATGGTGCTCAGCCTCGGTGAGGCGATGATGATCACCGATGCCAAAGACCTCACAACCGACCAACTGAGGAAAGGATACAAAATATGA
- a CDS encoding hydantoinase B/oxoprolinase family protein: MPLRIGADVGGTFTDVVLERDDGRFVSTKVLTTGRPEEGVLAAVTELAAGNDVDLAEVTQIIHGTTLATNALIQRTGASTALVTTAGFRDVIETRTESRFEQYDLNIVLPAPLIERKDRYVVSERLNARGATLVPFDESGARAVIARLADGGYESIAVGFMHSYRNGDHERRFREMLLDAVPGISVSLSSEVSPRMREYERFNTACANAYVQPQMASYLRRLESELRRLGATCPLHLIHSGGGLLSVEVAAAFPVRLVESGPAGGAVFAAELAARHGRRRICSFDMGGTTAKIALIEDHVPRTASTFEVAREARFKKGSGMPISIPVIEMLEIGAGGGSIAAVDALGQIRVGPRSAGSAPGPAAFDLGGDDPTVTDADVCLGRLHPDTFGAKDISLSPGLAVGAMQAIAAPLGLDTVTGAVGVTEVVDENMANAARVHAVEGGKDLSGFSLVAFGGGAPLHATRLMDKLGLSEVLVPPGAGVGSAIGFLLAPFSYEAARSFYTTVEDFDGEGVNDTLAQLSAEAEAFVRRGTDAQVDVQRQASMRYRGQGWEIPVVLPPGHVTAEAIGGAFTAAYEAHFGSAIDDLTIEAVSWSVRVASRRAPPEPVRPVIGGAAVTPGADRPVHDPATGERRDAGIVERAALVPGEQVQGPALIVEEQTTTVLGTHHAAVVAADGALVIRSEASARSRTVFGDPAAAEPTAAPASPSRRGERGEVPLSAATCSAPVSPCRRGERGEVPLQVMWNRLISIVEEQARTLVRTAFATSVREAGDLSAGVFDRQGRMIAQAVTGTPGHVNTMAAAVGHFIADIGAESIAPGDVYVTNDPWKGTGHLHDFTVTTPVFTGDDLVGFFASTAHVVDVGGRGWGPDAREVYEEGLRIPIMRWADEGRLNRDLINIVRHNVRAADYVIGDLHGLAACNEIGRRRLGDMFDEFGISDLDEVAGFVFDRTRQATLGALAGVAPGTYRNEMRVDGYGEPVDLAVTLTVTPAGMHADFAGTSPISPLGINVPITYAQAYFTYGMLVALAPELPNNHASLLPFTVSAPPGVILNATEPAPIAVRHVIGHFVTDLCLGALSQALPGVVPAEGSGAIWNFQASARTADPATPLPPAEILMFNSGGGGARPTLDGLTATAFPSGVMTMSVEATEQVGPIVVWRKEIRPGSGGAGRRRGGLGQIMEIGPTDGYLFEFSAMFDRVDNPARGRAGGGDGAPGRVCLDDGTPFAAKGRHTVPAGRRLILELPGGGGFGDPAERDPAAEANDRLQGYVL, translated from the coding sequence TGGCGGCCGGCAACGACGTCGACCTGGCGGAGGTGACCCAGATCATCCACGGCACCACGCTGGCCACCAACGCCCTCATCCAGCGCACCGGTGCGAGCACCGCCCTGGTGACCACCGCAGGGTTCCGCGACGTGATCGAGACCCGCACCGAGAGCCGCTTCGAGCAGTACGACCTCAACATCGTGCTGCCGGCGCCGCTGATCGAGCGCAAGGACCGCTACGTGGTCAGCGAGCGTCTCAACGCAAGGGGTGCGACGCTGGTGCCCTTCGACGAGTCCGGCGCCCGCGCCGTCATCGCCCGGTTGGCCGACGGCGGCTACGAGTCCATCGCCGTCGGGTTCATGCACAGCTACCGGAACGGCGACCACGAGCGTCGCTTCCGCGAGATGCTGCTGGACGCCGTGCCCGGCATCTCCGTGTCGCTCAGCAGCGAGGTCTCGCCGCGGATGCGCGAGTACGAGCGCTTCAACACCGCCTGCGCCAACGCCTACGTGCAGCCCCAAATGGCCTCGTACCTGCGTCGACTCGAGTCCGAACTCCGCCGGCTCGGCGCAACCTGCCCGCTGCACCTCATCCACTCCGGCGGCGGCCTGCTGAGCGTCGAGGTGGCCGCGGCGTTCCCGGTGCGGCTGGTGGAGTCGGGCCCCGCCGGCGGGGCCGTCTTCGCCGCCGAACTGGCCGCCCGCCACGGCCGCCGGCGCATCTGCTCGTTCGACATGGGCGGCACGACGGCCAAGATCGCCCTCATCGAGGATCACGTGCCGCGCACCGCCTCCACCTTCGAGGTGGCGCGGGAGGCCAGATTCAAGAAGGGCAGCGGCATGCCGATCTCGATCCCGGTAATCGAGATGCTGGAGATCGGCGCGGGGGGCGGCTCCATCGCCGCGGTGGACGCCCTCGGGCAGATCCGCGTCGGGCCCCGCAGCGCGGGCTCGGCGCCCGGACCCGCGGCCTTCGATCTCGGCGGGGACGACCCCACCGTGACCGACGCCGACGTCTGCCTGGGCCGCCTGCATCCCGACACGTTCGGGGCCAAGGACATCTCGCTGTCGCCGGGCCTGGCCGTCGGGGCCATGCAGGCCATCGCCGCGCCCCTGGGGCTGGACACCGTCACGGGCGCGGTCGGCGTCACCGAGGTGGTGGACGAGAACATGGCGAACGCGGCTCGCGTCCACGCCGTGGAGGGTGGCAAGGATCTCAGCGGCTTCTCGCTGGTGGCCTTCGGCGGCGGCGCGCCGCTCCACGCCACCCGGCTCATGGACAAACTCGGCCTCAGCGAGGTGCTGGTGCCCCCCGGCGCCGGCGTCGGCTCGGCCATCGGGTTCCTGCTGGCGCCGTTCTCCTACGAGGCGGCGCGCAGCTTCTACACCACCGTGGAGGACTTCGACGGCGAGGGGGTCAACGACACGCTGGCCCAGCTCAGCGCCGAGGCGGAGGCATTCGTCAGGCGGGGCACCGACGCGCAGGTCGACGTGCAACGGCAGGCGTCGATGCGCTACCGGGGCCAAGGGTGGGAGATCCCCGTGGTGCTGCCGCCGGGCCACGTCACCGCCGAGGCGATCGGCGGCGCCTTCACCGCGGCCTACGAGGCGCACTTCGGGAGCGCCATCGACGACCTCACCATCGAGGCGGTGAGCTGGTCGGTGCGCGTGGCGTCGCGGCGGGCGCCGCCGGAACCCGTGCGCCCCGTCATCGGCGGCGCCGCCGTGACGCCGGGGGCGGACCGGCCGGTCCACGACCCGGCCACTGGCGAGCGACGGGATGCAGGCATCGTGGAGCGGGCCGCGCTGGTGCCGGGCGAGCAGGTACAGGGACCGGCGCTGATCGTCGAGGAGCAGACCACCACGGTGCTGGGAACGCACCACGCCGCCGTCGTGGCAGCGGACGGAGCGCTCGTCATCCGCTCCGAGGCGTCGGCCCGCAGCCGGACCGTCTTCGGCGACCCGGCGGCCGCCGAGCCGACCGCCGCACCGGCGAGCCCCTCCCGCCGCGGCGAGCGGGGCGAGGTGCCGCTGTCGGCCGCGACCTGCTCCGCACCAGTGAGCCCCTGCCGCCGCGGCGAGCGGGGCGAAGTGCCGCTGCAGGTGATGTGGAACCGCCTCATCTCGATCGTGGAGGAGCAGGCCCGCACGCTGGTGCGCACGGCCTTCGCCACGTCGGTCCGCGAGGCGGGCGACCTCTCGGCCGGGGTGTTCGACCGCCAGGGCCGCATGATCGCCCAGGCCGTGACCGGCACGCCCGGCCACGTCAACACGATGGCCGCCGCCGTCGGACACTTCATCGCCGACATCGGAGCCGAGAGCATCGCGCCGGGCGACGTCTACGTCACCAACGACCCCTGGAAGGGCACCGGCCACCTGCACGATTTCACCGTCACGACGCCCGTGTTCACCGGCGACGACCTCGTCGGCTTCTTCGCCTCCACCGCCCACGTGGTCGACGTGGGCGGCCGAGGCTGGGGTCCCGACGCCCGCGAGGTGTACGAGGAGGGATTGCGCATCCCCATCATGCGCTGGGCCGACGAGGGCCGGCTGAACCGCGACCTGATCAACATCGTGCGGCACAACGTGCGCGCCGCCGACTACGTGATCGGCGATCTGCACGGCCTGGCGGCCTGCAACGAGATCGGGCGCCGACGCCTAGGTGACATGTTCGACGAGTTCGGCATCTCCGATCTCGACGAGGTGGCCGGTTTCGTGTTCGACCGGACGCGCCAGGCCACCCTCGGCGCACTGGCGGGGGTGGCGCCGGGCACCTATCGCAACGAGATGCGGGTGGACGGCTACGGCGAGCCGGTGGACCTCGCCGTGACGCTCACCGTGACACCCGCGGGCATGCACGCCGACTTCGCCGGCACGTCGCCGATAAGCCCGCTCGGCATCAACGTGCCGATCACCTACGCCCAGGCTTACTTCACCTACGGGATGCTGGTGGCGCTGGCCCCGGAGTTGCCCAACAACCACGCGTCACTGCTGCCGTTCACCGTGAGCGCGCCGCCGGGCGTCATCCTCAACGCCACCGAGCCGGCCCCCATCGCGGTGCGCCACGTGATCGGCCACTTCGTGACCGACCTCTGCCTCGGCGCCCTGTCACAGGCCCTGCCCGGAGTGGTGCCCGCCGAGGGGTCCGGGGCCATCTGGAACTTCCAGGCCAGCGCCCGCACCGCCGACCCGGCCACGCCGCTGCCCCCCGCCGAGATCCTCATGTTCAACAGCGGCGGAGGCGGCGCCCGCCCCACCCTCGACGGGCTGACCGCCACCGCCTTCCCGTCGGGTGTGATGACGATGAGCGTCGAGGCCACCGAGCAGGTGGGCCCGATCGTGGTCTGGCGCAAGGAGATCCGACCCGGCAGCGGCGGAGCGGGCCGCCGGCGCGGCGGGCTGGGCCAGATCATGGAGATCGGTCCGACCGACGGCTACCTGTTCGAGTTCTCCGCCATGTTCGACCGCGTCGACAACCCGGCGCGTGGCCGGGCCGGCGGCGGCGACGGCGCCCCCGGGCGGGTCTGCCTCGACGACGGCACGCCGTTCGCCGCCAAGGGCCGCCACACGGTACCCGCGGGCCGGCGGCTCATCCTCGAGTTGCCCGGCGGCGGCGGCTTCGGCGACCCCGCCGAGCGGGACCCCGCCGCGGAGGCGAACGACCGGCTCCAGGGCTATGTCCTCTGA
- a CDS encoding adenosylhomocysteinase, with amino-acid sequence MVEETVHRVLWTSSNMALLGRIAAEFETTRPFAGRRIGVSLHLEVKTAVLLLALKAGGADIVATGNYGTSQDDVVAYLNDHGIDARGSGSDSLQRHLRHVESVLDSNPDILLDNGADLARRAVDRGLAVLGGTEETTSGHNILAGELAPHLNFPIIVINDTPLKALVENKHAVGQSTYESFCRITNLMPQGKRFMIVGYGWCGRGIAHYMRANGAEVTVAEIDEIKALEAALDGFRVGDVAALIAEADVAITATGVDGVIGVDELGLAPDGILLANTGHFDREIDVPALNAQTAERIPLGDVLARHVLEDGRTIDLIAEGRMFNLAGSRPKGNSIESMDMGFAMQARSLERVARDHASLPRGAQPVPDDINRALAREFTRQMGNPV; translated from the coding sequence ATGGTCGAGGAAACGGTGCACCGCGTTCTCTGGACGTCGTCGAACATGGCGCTGCTGGGCCGCATCGCCGCCGAGTTCGAGACCACGCGGCCCTTCGCCGGGCGGCGCATCGGGGTGTCGCTGCACCTGGAGGTGAAGACCGCGGTCCTGCTCCTGGCCCTCAAGGCGGGAGGTGCCGACATCGTTGCCACGGGCAACTACGGCACGTCGCAGGACGACGTCGTCGCCTACCTCAACGACCACGGCATCGACGCCCGCGGCAGCGGCTCGGACTCCCTCCAGCGACACCTGCGCCACGTCGAGTCGGTGCTGGACTCGAATCCCGACATCCTGCTGGACAACGGCGCCGACCTGGCGCGCCGGGCCGTCGACCGGGGCCTGGCGGTCCTCGGCGGGACCGAGGAGACGACCTCGGGACACAACATCCTCGCCGGGGAACTGGCGCCGCATCTGAACTTCCCCATCATCGTGATCAACGACACGCCGCTCAAGGCGCTCGTCGAGAACAAGCACGCGGTCGGCCAGTCCACCTACGAGTCCTTCTGCCGGATCACCAACCTCATGCCACAGGGCAAGCGGTTCATGATCGTCGGCTACGGCTGGTGCGGGCGCGGGATCGCGCACTACATGAGAGCCAACGGGGCCGAGGTCACCGTCGCCGAGATCGACGAGATCAAGGCGCTCGAAGCGGCACTCGACGGCTTCAGGGTCGGCGACGTCGCCGCGCTGATCGCCGAAGCAGACGTCGCCATCACCGCCACGGGGGTCGATGGAGTGATCGGTGTCGACGAACTCGGGCTGGCGCCGGACGGAATCCTGCTGGCGAACACGGGCCACTTCGACCGGGAGATCGATGTGCCCGCGCTCAACGCGCAGACCGCCGAGCGGATCCCCCTCGGGGATGTTCTCGCCCGGCACGTTCTCGAAGACGGCAGGACCATCGATCTCATCGCGGAAGGACGGATGTTCAACCTCGCCGGCAGCCGGCCCAAGGGCAACAGCATCGAGTCCATGGACATGGGATTCGCCATGCAGGCTCGGTCGCTCGAACGCGTGGCCCGAGACCATGCGTCGCTGCCCCGCGGTGCACAACCAGTGCCCGACGACATCAACCGGGCGCTGGCACGGGAGTTCACCCGGCAGATGGGCAACCCCGTTTGA